Proteins from one Acanthopagrus latus isolate v.2019 chromosome 18, fAcaLat1.1, whole genome shotgun sequence genomic window:
- the neurog1 gene encoding neurogenin-1, with protein MDSVYSDIDSNSCDFFPHSDSEESRSSPHCPVRCSDPEQQQKKRRRGRARSEATVHVVKKNRRMKANDRERNRMHNLNDALDELREVLPAFPDETKLTKIETLRFAHNYIWALSETIRIADLQVSKTAVPPSPGSWSSSGSSSSSSPTYSTSSPGSPGGPDDYSYFRSFVPASIY; from the coding sequence ATGGACTCGGTCTACTCCGACATCGACAGCAACAGCTGCGACTTCTTCCCGCACTCCGACAGCGAGGAGTCCCGCAGCAGTCCGCATTGTCCTGTGCGCTGCTCGgaccctgagcagcagcagaagaagaggcgGCGCGGGCGCGCGCGGAGCGAGGCCACCGTGCATGTGGTGAAGAAGAACCGGAGGATGAAGGCCAACGACCGCGAGAGGAACCGCATGCACAACCTGAACGACGCGTTGGACGAGCTGCGGGAGGTTCTGCCGGCCTTCCCCGACGAGACCAAGCTCACCAAGATCGAGACTCTGCGCTTCGCCCACAACTACATATGGGCCCTGTCCGAGACCATCCGCATCGCGGACCTGCAGGTGAGCAAGACTGCGGTCCCCCCGAGCCCCGGCAGCTGGAGCTCCAGCGgctcgtcgtcctcctcctccccgacCTACAGCACCTCCAGCCCGGGCAGCCCTGGTGGCCCGGACGACTACAGCTACTTCAGGAGCTTCGTCCCGGCCAGTATCTACTGA